Proteins encoded in a region of the Zea mays cultivar B73 chromosome 2, Zm-B73-REFERENCE-NAM-5.0, whole genome shotgun sequence genome:
- the LOC103648312 gene encoding uncharacterized protein — protein sequence MQPRTDGGHTRHRRAAATTVQFHGTAPPADHRPATSPHGRPHLASSPAPARLERLPAGAWRPEPPPAAEARLQSTAAAHSDTEAKGNKMDKFLIKNQKKDVSISKTIRTNESRVEQKRPRIELDMDDIVADPGLRKPIDEFPHEIRDDAKRAYLQMGPCQPFGHTFPRTAGNSQTRGFVESWFKQFD from the exons ATGCAGCCGCGCACGGACGGCGGACACACGCGGCACCGGCGGGCGGCGGCCACCACGGTCCAGTTCCACGGCACCGCGCCACCAGCGGACCACCGCCCAGCAACGTCGCCGCACGGCCGCCCGCACCTCGCGTCCTCGCCTGCTCCTGCTCGCCTAGAGCGGCTGCCGGCTGGAGCCTGGAGGCCGGAGCCGCCGCCAGCAGCAGAGGCCAGACTCCAGAGCACTGCCGCAGCCCACAGCGACACAGAGGCCAAAGG GAATAAGATGGACAAATTTCTCATCAAGAACCAGAAGAAAGATGTTTCTATTTCTAAAACAATTAGGACAAATGAGAGCCGTGTAGAACAAAAGAGGCCACGTATTGAGCTAGATATGGATGATATAGTTGCAGATCCTGGCCTTAGAAAACCAATTGATGAGTTCCCCCATGAAATTAGAGATGATGCTAAAAGAGCTTATTTACAAATGGGTCCATGTCAACCATTTGGTCATACATTTCCACGGACAGCGGGTAATTCTCAAACTAGAGGTTTTGTTGAATCTTGGTTCAAACAGTTCGATTAG
- the LOC103649503 gene encoding proline-rich receptor-like protein kinase PERK15 has product MRRHSRRRRRCCRDGRARQHSSSSSSSWSSASFSIQITCMCLQQQTRRDASIRPSQVISCDDPIPDRPIRTMSSDGPTPSPPSSHAASRRLSTTHSFGSHGKLLPSPGHGATASQIAVAAAAAALLLAVLAACCCCCCCRRRRRKGDAAQRQHRPPPHGGMRFYADSSGFKGNTSGYYWPSGARPPQWQTGGQAVTAAISTMQHGAVLPPPPLPPPPPPPMPADTATFSYEELAAATGGFSEANLLGQGGFGYVHRGVLPGPGGRVKEVAVKQLKAGSGQGEREFQAEVDTISRVQHRHLVALVGYCIDGARRLLVYEFVPNQTLEHHLHGKGLPVMGWATRLRIALGAAKGLAYLHEECDPRIIHRDIKSANILLDNDFEAMVADFGLAKLTNVNHTHVSTRVMGTFGYLAPEYASSGKLTEKSDVFSYGVMLLELLTGRRPGDRSSYGQDGLVDWARQALPRALADGNYDALVDPRLRGDYDPTEAARVVASAAASVRHAARRRPKMSQIVLALQGGMPLEDLSDGAPPGRGASFGPGSGSLSGSDDGGSGSSYTAQMERIRRAAQPSPDYSTDYPVSIPEFGHPSPASSASSVERDDRRHRGGRR; this is encoded by the exons atGCGCCGCcatagtcgtcgtcgtcgtcgttgttgtcgtgACGGACGTGCCCGGCAACAT TCCTCCTCCTCGTCATCGTCGTGGTCATCCGCTTCGTTCTCCATCCAGATTACATGCATGTGCCTACAGCAGCAGACGCGGAGAGATGCGAGCATCCGTCCATCGCAGGTAATTAGCTGCGACGACCCAATTCCAGACCGGCCAATCCGCACCATGTCCTCCGATGGCCccacgccgtcgccaccgtcgtcgcacGCTGCGAGCCGCCGCCTGTCGACCACGCACAGCTTCGGCAGCCATGGCAAGCTCCTGCCTTCTCCCGGACACGGCGCGACGGCGTCGCAGATCGCcgtcgcggcggccgccgcggcgCTGCTCCTCGCCGTCCTCGCtgcctgctgttgctgctgctgctgcaggaGAAGGAGGAGGAAGGGGGACGCGGCGCAGCGTCAGCATCGGCCGCCGCCTCACGGCGGCATGAGGTTCTACGCCGACTCCTCCGGCTTCAAAG GGAACACCTCGGGGTACTACTGGCCGAGCGGCGCGAGGCCGCCGCAGTGGCAGACCGGCGGCCAGGCGGTCACCGCGGCGATCTCGACCATGCAGCACGGCGCGGTGCTCCCGCCGccaccgctgccgccgccgccgccgccgccgatgccCGCGGACACGGCGACGTTCAGCTACGAGGAGCTGGCGGCGGCGACGGGCGGGTTCTCGGAGGCGAACCTGCTGGGGCAGGGCGGGTTCGGGTACGTGCACCGCGGCGTGCTCCCGGGGCCCGGCGGCCGCGTGAAGGAGGTGGCGGTGAAGCAGCTCAAGGCCGGGAGCGGGCAGGGCGAGCGCGAGTTCCAGGCGGAGGTGGACACCATCAGCCGCGTGCAGCACCGCCACCTGGTGGCGCTCGTCGGCTACTGCATCGACGGCGCGCGCCGCCTGCTCGTCTACGAGTTCGTGCCCAACCAGACCCTCGAGCATCACCTCCACGGGAAAGGGCTGCCGGTGATGGGCTGGGCGACGCGGCTGCGCATCGCGCTCGGCGCCGCCAAGGGGCTCGCCTACCTGCACGAGGAAT GCGACCCACGGATCATCCACCGCGACATCAAGTCGGCCAACATCCTGCTGGACAACGACTTCGAGGCCATGGTCGCCGACTTCGGGCTGGCCAAGCTCACGAACGTGAACCACACGCACGTGTCCACCCGCGTCATGGGCACCTTCGGCTACCTGGCGCCGGAGTACGCGTCCAGCGGCAAGCTCACGGAGAAGTCGGACGTCTTCTCGTACGGCGTCATGCTGTTGGAGCTGCTCACCGGCCGCCGACCCGGCGACCGCTCCTCCTACGGCCAGGACGGCCTCGTCGACTGG GCGAGGCAGGCCCTGCCGCGCGCCCTGGCCGACGGCAACTACGACGCGCTGGTAGACCCCAGGCTGCGGGGCGACTACGACCCGACGGAGGCGGCGCGCGTCGTGGCCAGCGCCGCGGCCTCCGTCCGCCACGCGGCGCGCCGCCGCCCCAAGATGAGCCAGATCGTCCTGGCGCTGCAGGGGGGCATGCCGCTGGAGGACCTCAGCGACGGGGCGCCACCGGGCCGCGGCGCATCGTTCGGCCCCGGCTCCGGCTCGCTCTCCGGCTCCGACGACGGCGGGTCCGGGTCGTCGTACACGGCGCAGATGGAGCGGATCAGGCGGGCCGCGCAGCCCAGCCCGGATTACAGCACCGACTACCCCGTATCCATCCCGGAGTTCGGCCACCCGTCGCCCGCGAGCAGCGCCAGCTCAGTCGAGCGGGATGACCGGCGGCATCGTGGAGGGCGCCGGTGA